In Actinomycetota bacterium, the following are encoded in one genomic region:
- a CDS encoding ComEC/Rec2 family competence protein, with translation MRDLRLVVVALGLWSAELAVLLALLGNGAVGGSTAVVVIVGGLVVAATGGGVAFASGRVRSAASGSDVVSAGSGGDVRSAASRAGIPSASSGGIPWAASGGGVRSLALAHAGLFVLGLGAGLVVAGLHVGAVRGGPLTAWAQQRAVVELAGVVEGDPQRRTGVVSGTRRLPDVTVIRLRVQRAVVRGTSYDVDVLVSVRVNESAATTSGDAAPQSATGEHVSASTAVHGSTVTVSGRLADPGRAPEVAAVLLAAGPVRQLQPPGSVDTATAALRDGLRTTLSAHPVDQAALVAGLAVGDETAQTAELTAAMRTAGLSHLTAVSGGNTAMVVAAALLLSRLLGARRRTRVLVAATALAGFVALVRPEPSVVRAAVMGAVVLVGLLVGGRGRELSVLAAAVCLVLLSTPALAASWGFALSAVATAGLLVLAHRWRGLPQRHAIRDWLATAAAVTLAAQLATAPLVAAMSGGISLAGVPANLLVAPVVAPVTLLGLLAAVTSVVCPAVAGLFAAAAAPLAGWIASVAHTAAAAPAATVPWPGGASGGVALALLLVALLASRRRWWPLVSGTPWLTAALAAAVIAAVVLRPPGRSGWPPAGWVLVACDVGQGDALVIRSGVGEAVVVDAGPDPAAVDRCLGDLGVERVNALVLSHFHADHVEGTPGVLRRDTGVILTSPLAEPPEQAARVQRWAGAAGVAMLSAEYGEVRTVADVTMTVLGPRRLIRGEGSDANNASLVLLVEVRGLRLLLTGDIEPAAQRALLAAYPDGPPGGRVDVLKVAHHGSAQQEPSIFGWAAASIALVSVGADNDYGHPAPGVLAALRQASALVGRTDEQGDLAVVAGDGGDGGDGGDGAGRSRSAGLVTRR, from the coding sequence GTGAGGGATCTCCGCCTGGTTGTCGTCGCCCTGGGATTGTGGTCCGCGGAACTCGCCGTCCTGTTGGCGCTGTTGGGGAATGGGGCTGTCGGCGGCAGTACCGCCGTCGTCGTCATCGTCGGCGGGCTGGTCGTCGCGGCAACCGGTGGTGGAGTTGCCTTCGCCTCAGGCAGGGTCCGTTCGGCTGCGTCCGGCAGCGACGTCGTTTCGGCCGGCTCCGGCGGCGATGTCCGTTCGGCCGCCTCCCGCGCCGGCATCCCTTCGGCTTCCTCCGGCGGCATCCCTTGGGCCGCCTCGGGCGGCGGCGTCCGCTCTCTCGCGCTCGCCCACGCCGGGTTGTTCGTGCTGGGCCTTGGCGCCGGGCTGGTGGTCGCCGGGCTGCACGTGGGTGCCGTACGCGGCGGCCCGCTGACGGCGTGGGCGCAGCAGCGAGCCGTCGTCGAGCTGGCCGGCGTCGTGGAAGGTGATCCGCAGCGGCGTACCGGCGTGGTGTCCGGGACCCGCCGGCTGCCGGACGTCACCGTGATCCGGCTGCGGGTGCAGCGTGCCGTGGTGCGGGGCACGTCGTACGACGTCGACGTCCTCGTCTCGGTGCGCGTCAACGAGTCTGCGGCGACGACGTCGGGCGATGCGGCGCCGCAATCCGCCACCGGCGAACACGTCTCGGCCAGTACGGCTGTGCACGGTTCGACGGTGACGGTCTCCGGCCGGCTGGCCGATCCCGGCCGGGCGCCGGAGGTCGCGGCCGTACTGCTGGCTGCCGGTCCGGTCCGGCAGCTCCAGCCGCCGGGTTCGGTGGACACCGCGACAGCGGCGCTACGGGACGGCCTGCGCACCACGTTGAGCGCTCACCCGGTCGACCAGGCGGCTCTGGTCGCCGGGCTCGCCGTCGGTGACGAGACCGCGCAGACCGCCGAGCTCACCGCGGCGATGCGAACCGCGGGGTTGTCGCACCTCACGGCGGTCAGCGGCGGGAACACCGCGATGGTGGTCGCCGCCGCGCTCCTGCTCAGCAGGCTGCTGGGCGCCCGGCGCCGCACGCGCGTTCTGGTGGCGGCCACCGCCCTCGCCGGATTCGTCGCCCTGGTGCGGCCCGAGCCCAGCGTCGTACGGGCCGCCGTCATGGGCGCCGTGGTCCTGGTCGGGTTGCTCGTTGGTGGTCGGGGCCGTGAGTTGTCTGTGCTTGCCGCTGCGGTCTGCCTCGTCCTGCTCAGCACGCCAGCCCTGGCCGCGTCGTGGGGTTTCGCGCTGTCGGCGGTCGCCACGGCGGGCTTGTTGGTGCTGGCGCATCGTTGGCGGGGCCTGCCGCAGCGACACGCGATCCGCGACTGGCTTGCCACGGCGGCCGCGGTCACGCTGGCAGCCCAGCTGGCGACGGCTCCGCTCGTCGCGGCGATGAGCGGCGGCATCTCACTGGCCGGCGTACCGGCGAACCTGCTGGTCGCCCCGGTCGTCGCGCCGGTGACCCTGCTGGGCTTGCTCGCTGCCGTCACGTCGGTCGTGTGTCCCGCGGTGGCGGGACTGTTCGCGGCGGCGGCGGCACCCCTGGCGGGGTGGATCGCCTCGGTAGCCCACACCGCGGCCGCAGCGCCAGCGGCGACCGTGCCGTGGCCCGGGGGAGCCAGCGGCGGTGTGGCGCTGGCCCTGCTGCTCGTGGCGCTGCTGGCCAGCCGCCGGCGTTGGTGGCCGCTCGTGTCCGGTACGCCTTGGCTCACCGCGGCACTGGCCGCCGCGGTGATCGCTGCTGTCGTACTGCGCCCGCCGGGCCGCAGCGGCTGGCCGCCGGCCGGCTGGGTCCTGGTGGCCTGCGACGTCGGTCAGGGCGACGCGCTGGTCATCCGGAGTGGAGTGGGGGAGGCCGTTGTCGTCGATGCCGGCCCCGATCCCGCTGCGGTGGACCGCTGCCTGGGTGACCTCGGCGTCGAACGGGTCAATGCTTTGGTGCTCAGCCACTTTCATGCCGATCACGTCGAAGGCACACCGGGTGTGCTCCGGCGCGACACCGGCGTCATCCTCACCTCGCCGCTGGCCGAACCGCCGGAGCAGGCGGCACGGGTCCAGCGGTGGGCGGGTGCTGCCGGAGTCGCCATGCTGTCAGCCGAGTACGGCGAGGTCCGGACGGTCGCGGACGTCACGATGACGGTCCTCGGCCCCCGGCGGCTGATTCGTGGCGAGGGTTCCGACGCCAACAACGCCAGCCTCGTCCTGCTGGTCGAAGTCCGGGGTCTGCGGCTGTTGCTGACCGGAGACATCGAGCCGGCCGCACAGCGGGCGTTGCTCGCGGCGTACCCGGACGGTCCGCCGGGCGGCCGGGTGGACGTGCTGAAGGTGGCTCATCACGGCTCGGCGCAACAAGAGCCGTCGATCTTCGGTTGGGCCGCAGCGTCGATCGCGCTGGTGTCGGTCGGAGCGGACAACGACTACGGACATCCCGCGCCGGGGGTCCTGGCGGCATTGCGGCAGGCGAGCGCCCTGGTCGGGCGTACCGACGAGCAGGGGGATCTCGCAGTCGTCGCCGGTGACGGCGGTGACGGCGGTGACGGCGGTGACGGTGCCGGCCGCAGCCGGAGCGCCGGGCTGGTGACCCGCCGCTGA
- a CDS encoding ComEA family DNA-binding protein, translated as MVLAGWWWWQGRPREVTRAPAAVVSGQPVAEKVTASPSPAVREVVVHVVGEVVRPGLVRLPAGSRVADAVGAAGGLRPGGHLGGANLARVLVDGEQLVIGAGALPGRTTTDPDTVPGRTTTGPGTGAANAPLDLNAATTAQLEELPGIGPVLAGRIVAWREEHGAFTAVTELQEVSGVGDKVFAAIERLVRV; from the coding sequence ATGGTCCTCGCCGGGTGGTGGTGGTGGCAAGGCCGGCCCCGCGAAGTCACGCGGGCACCCGCTGCCGTGGTCAGCGGGCAGCCGGTCGCTGAGAAGGTGACGGCCTCGCCGTCACCGGCCGTGCGTGAGGTGGTCGTGCACGTGGTCGGCGAGGTGGTCCGGCCCGGGTTGGTCCGGCTGCCCGCCGGATCGCGGGTGGCCGATGCGGTGGGCGCCGCCGGGGGCCTGCGGCCCGGCGGTCATCTCGGCGGCGCGAACCTCGCCCGAGTGCTCGTCGACGGCGAGCAACTGGTGATCGGAGCGGGTGCTTTGCCCGGCCGCACCACGACCGACCCGGACACGGTGCCCGGCCGCACGACGACGGGGCCGGGCACCGGCGCGGCGAACGCGCCACTGGATCTCAACGCCGCTACTACGGCGCAACTGGAGGAGCTGCCCGGGATCGGCCCGGTGCTCGCCGGGCGCATCGTGGCGTGGCGTGAGGAGCACGGCGCCTTCACCGCGGTCACCGAGCTGCAGGAGGTCTCCGGCGTGGGAGACAAGGTGTTCGCGGCGATCGAGCGCCTGGTGAGGGTGTGA